In Anseongella ginsenosidimutans, one genomic interval encodes:
- a CDS encoding tetratricopeptide repeat protein produces MQLTDLKRFAGIILPVALLVLVSSCRSSRTNDAGFFKRAYHNITARYNGYFNAKQLYGETINAFEQGYIDSYDQLLPVIRVPGESQSQDLAASMGSVISKASEMIDRHEISRWTDDAYLLIGKANFYRYDLDNALLSLQYVYNEYEDNDIRQEALAWIGLSNLLKERYQDAETAFDIALSNIDSSASAAPFVYAAAAWFNIQRDNLNLAVPLLKKAGETVREREAAIRYAYITGQLYERMGQPDSAVTYYSRVIELKPDYEIIFNTRLSIARLYNVTAPGGEGIEQELWEMMEDEKNKDYIDQLYYVLGTIAEKKGNIPEAINYYTLSARTSTLNKNQKGVAYLGIAEIWFRAGDYDKARQYYDSTMTSLSANYPGYDQVLYKSGKLKALSENTRIIQREDSLQRLALIPAGERMKIVDRLVKELLAKKAEEQKLATQALSSGFSRGQGSSLVGRVGAGSWYFYNTTALSQGYSEFLRRWSNRPNESNWRRSNKQSLAGVEPDVSVSPGEQERAAANDPEALREALLAGIPFEPDQLDSSNYRIISAYYEMAGIYENDLLSPAEAIRYYEELMERYPGNKHSPSVYYSLYKLYQGIDPAKSETYKNIVLTEYPESDYALVINNPGSVLARAEQTDSRLGPFYEETYRLFQEGQYAEVISRCQAPEVSRTTPTLAAKFALLHALAVGRTDSIPQFTASLERVSTSFSEEEPGRRARAWLTYVQTHPDEFSGRMPALLEGGSWLTDFDAIQRRMAERARREAAALARAREEAERNSYFKIPGPSEPFVVVIAVNDPSLNLNSTRFGLGQLNRRLYEGKNYQHQVKTVNNETQLLSVGSFADMQAARDYYETLLQHRGALIKAPEEKTSVFYLTASNFERLVNAGTVRDYRYYFRVNFLSGKAGRQAAAETRTLPEESTAPGADSLAAEEAGLPEASSLPGADSLAAAPPVTSAAEEAGLPEEGSLPEADKEPGTDSLAASPSGAVPSEEAVPAGNAPEETPAEAVKEALAEAAEETPAETPAAGAVSSRFSPEAEDAKYLLVVAVNDAEMNLNSTRLGIGLFNRGYYNRMDYKHNSKKVNNETQLISVTIFSSRQEAEAYYQAFMNRREQIVKAPDAKTDIFLITRDNFLLLDSQQIVNEYVNYFNNNYRRADE; encoded by the coding sequence TTGCAACTAACTGACTTAAAGCGATTTGCTGGTATTATTCTGCCGGTGGCCCTGCTGGTGCTTGTCAGCTCCTGCCGGTCGTCCAGGACCAATGACGCCGGGTTTTTCAAGCGGGCTTACCATAATATCACCGCCCGGTACAATGGCTATTTCAATGCGAAACAGCTCTACGGGGAAACGATCAATGCCTTTGAACAGGGCTACATTGACAGTTACGACCAGCTCCTGCCTGTGATAAGGGTCCCTGGCGAAAGCCAGAGCCAGGACCTTGCGGCAAGCATGGGAAGCGTTATTTCCAAGGCGTCGGAAATGATCGACCGCCATGAAATAAGCCGCTGGACGGATGACGCTTATCTGCTGATAGGGAAGGCGAACTTTTACAGGTACGACCTTGACAATGCGCTGCTAAGCCTTCAATATGTTTACAACGAATACGAAGACAATGACATACGTCAGGAAGCGCTGGCCTGGATAGGTTTAAGCAACCTGTTAAAAGAAAGATACCAGGATGCCGAAACAGCCTTTGATATTGCCCTGAGCAATATTGACAGTTCAGCGAGCGCTGCGCCTTTTGTTTACGCAGCCGCGGCATGGTTTAATATACAGCGGGATAACCTGAATCTGGCGGTTCCCCTCTTAAAGAAAGCCGGGGAAACCGTCAGGGAAAGAGAGGCCGCCATACGGTACGCCTATATTACCGGACAGCTATATGAAAGAATGGGCCAGCCTGACAGCGCCGTTACCTATTATAGCAGGGTAATTGAATTAAAACCTGATTACGAGATCATTTTCAATACCCGGCTGAGTATCGCCCGCCTGTACAACGTGACTGCCCCCGGCGGGGAGGGGATTGAACAGGAGCTGTGGGAAATGATGGAGGATGAAAAGAACAAGGATTATATCGACCAGCTATATTATGTGCTGGGCACCATTGCTGAAAAAAAAGGCAATATTCCCGAAGCGATCAACTATTACACCCTTTCCGCCCGCACCTCCACGCTAAATAAGAATCAAAAAGGGGTTGCCTACCTGGGAATCGCGGAGATCTGGTTCAGGGCAGGGGATTATGACAAGGCGAGGCAGTATTATGACAGTACCATGACCTCCCTTTCGGCAAATTATCCCGGTTATGACCAGGTATTATATAAATCCGGAAAGCTGAAAGCACTTTCTGAAAATACCCGGATCATTCAGCGGGAAGACAGCCTGCAGCGGCTTGCCCTTATTCCCGCAGGAGAGCGGATGAAAATAGTGGACCGCCTGGTAAAAGAACTGCTCGCAAAAAAGGCCGAAGAGCAAAAGCTGGCCACGCAGGCGCTGAGCAGCGGGTTTTCCCGGGGCCAGGGCAGCAGCCTGGTTGGCAGGGTTGGGGCTGGCAGCTGGTATTTCTATAATACGACCGCGCTCAGCCAGGGATACAGTGAGTTCCTGAGGCGCTGGTCTAACCGTCCGAATGAGAGTAACTGGCGGCGAAGCAATAAACAATCGCTGGCCGGCGTCGAGCCGGACGTCAGCGTATCACCGGGAGAACAGGAACGCGCAGCGGCCAATGATCCGGAAGCCCTCCGGGAAGCCTTGCTTGCGGGAATACCTTTTGAACCGGATCAGCTGGATTCTTCCAATTACCGGATAATATCGGCTTATTATGAAATGGCCGGAATTTATGAGAACGACCTTCTTTCACCCGCTGAGGCTATTCGCTATTATGAAGAACTGATGGAGCGTTATCCCGGTAATAAGCACTCCCCATCCGTTTATTACAGTTTATATAAATTATACCAGGGGATTGATCCTGCAAAATCCGAAACCTATAAAAATATTGTCCTGACAGAATACCCGGAATCGGATTATGCGCTGGTGATCAATAACCCCGGCTCGGTCCTGGCCCGCGCGGAGCAAACAGACAGCAGGCTGGGCCCGTTTTACGAAGAAACCTACCGCTTATTCCAGGAAGGGCAATATGCAGAAGTAATCTCACGCTGCCAGGCGCCGGAAGTAAGCCGTACCACACCCACCCTGGCCGCTAAGTTCGCTTTGCTTCATGCACTGGCAGTCGGGCGTACGGACAGCATTCCGCAATTTACCGCCAGCCTGGAACGTGTTTCCACCTCTTTTTCCGAAGAAGAACCCGGCCGGCGGGCGCGTGCATGGCTCACCTATGTGCAAACTCATCCGGATGAATTTTCGGGAAGAATGCCTGCATTACTGGAAGGCGGAAGCTGGCTCACTGACTTCGACGCGATCCAGCGGCGGATGGCTGAAAGGGCGCGCCGGGAAGCGGCTGCTCTTGCAAGGGCCAGGGAAGAAGCCGAACGCAATAGTTATTTTAAGATACCCGGCCCTTCCGAACCTTTTGTGGTGGTAATTGCCGTCAACGATCCCTCGCTCAACCTCAACAGTACCCGTTTCGGCCTCGGCCAGCTGAACCGCCGCCTTTATGAAGGAAAGAATTACCAGCACCAGGTAAAAACGGTCAATAATGAGACCCAGCTTCTGTCGGTAGGTTCTTTTGCGGATATGCAGGCTGCCCGGGACTATTATGAAACACTATTGCAGCACCGCGGCGCCCTTATTAAGGCGCCGGAAGAAAAAACATCCGTATTCTACCTGACGGCGAGTAATTTCGAGCGCCTGGTAAATGCGGGAACGGTCAGAGATTACCGGTACTATTTCCGCGTAAACTTCCTGTCCGGCAAGGCCGGAAGACAGGCTGCCGCGGAAACCCGCACATTGCCGGAAGAAAGCACCGCGCCGGGAGCGGATTCTCTGGCGGCTGAAGAAGCCGGGCTGCCGGAAGCAAGCAGCTTGCCGGGCGCGGATTCCCTGGCAGCCGCTCCCCCGGTAACATCTGCTGCTGAGGAAGCTGGTCTGCCGGAAGAGGGTAGCTTGCCGGAAGCTGACAAAGAGCCTGGGACTGATTCCCTGGCGGCATCCCCGTCCGGCGCCGTTCCGTCAGAAGAAGCCGTTCCTGCCGGGAACGCTCCTGAAGAAACGCCGGCTGAGGCTGTTAAAGAGGCGCTGGCGGAAGCTGCTGAGGAAACGCCTGCTGAAACCCCTGCCGCAGGGGCGGTCAGCAGCCGGTTCAGCCCGGAAGCGGAAGATGCAAAATACCTGCTGGTTGTCGCGGTGAACGATGCGGAGATGAACCTGAACAGTACCCGTTTAGGTATCGGGCTTTTCAACCGGGGATATTATAACCGGATGGATTACAAGCATAATTCCAAGAAGGTGAACAATGAGACGCAGCTCATCTCCGTGACTATTTTCAGCAGCCGGCAAGAAGCGGAAGCCTATTACCAGGCCTTTATGAACAGGAGGGAACAGATCGTGAAGGCGCCCGATGCGAAGACCGATATTTTCCTGATCACCAGGGACAATTTTCTGTTGCTTGACTCGCAACAGATCGTAAATGAATACGTTAACTATTTCAATAATAATTACCGGAGAGCGGATGAGTAA